The Heterodontus francisci isolate sHetFra1 chromosome 35, sHetFra1.hap1, whole genome shotgun sequence sequence tatctccctgaaaaagctgcatccgaacatctccatTAAATCACTTTAAGACACTATATAATATAACTGTCCCACGACTGTGTCTGCTCTCCCATAAATCGGACACGAACCCATAATCCGCTCCTCAAcaatgggattattacagagcaggTTATGGGCAGTTTGAAGACTCGATCGAGCACCCAGAGAAGGAAACTAAACTGAGTGCTTATCTTcaggaaatgctgtgaacagggattaagTATCGCCCGGGGCAGTTTTTAAGTGattgtagaaagatccacaatttaaacaacattttaagTCCGCTTCTGTGATTGGTGACGGAAAGagtgaaataaaacaaaataaagagaagggagtttaaatctttgactaaggatgacatttatttgaatccgctcctttccgagaagcacattggcgggctttttgaaattgacaaattgtggcgggtaaatcccgccctcttctgtttgtcagtgacctgattggtgaagaatataggcaaatgaggtgaattatgTACCGACCAATGAAGAGAGTTCTCCctctataagtaaagtaaatgctgcggaaattaaccattctttgtgaaagtatttgtgagattttggaaatgtctggaagaggaaagaccggcgggaaagctcggtccaaggccaagtctcgctcctcccgggctggactgcagttcccggtgggccgtgttcacaggctcctgagaaagggcaactatgctgagcgtgtgggtgccggagctccGGTCTATCTGgccgctgtgctcgagtatctgaccgctgaaatcctcgagctggccggtaacgcggcccgggacaacaagaagacccgcattatcccaagacacctgcaactggccgtccgcaacgacgaggagctcaacaagctgctgggaggggtgaccatcgctcagggcggggtgctgccgaatatccaggccgtgctgctgcccaagaaaaccagcgctcagagctcccagaaaaagtaaagcggccaaaatgtaatctaataaaccaaaggctcttttcagagccacccacagtctctgtgaaagggctggttactgcttgattccaacatgtcagtaacaggaatgtttaagcaactatttcagtggcttctctctgtccccctgacgCCTGTGTGAAggagaattaccaatagtctgtaattttattacttccacaccgagtttgagttatttgtcctgTTATAGATTGCTGGAGTATTTTATTCCAGTTCCATACAGAATTCGACAAAAAAATGGCAAATTAAAACTTCGTGAAATAACAAAGACAGGTTTTTCAATCGTTACTCGATATAGATTTTGTaaaattggcggctttttcgaattcaagcCTTGTGTCAGGtctacaatttaagccaatgatttgctgcatttgctaattcgaggctctgcgattggctaaaacatgtgaatgagaagagggtgaccaatcagaagtgggctggggttagcGCGGgctcaaatgcgaggtgatgcattttggaagatccaattcaagagtaaattatgcagtaaatggaaaagtccaggggaaaattgatgtacagagagatttgggtgttcaggtccattgttccctgaaggtggcaacgcaggtcaatagagtggtcaagaaggcatacggcatgctttccttcatcagacggggtattgagtacaagagttggcaggtcatgttacagttgtatagtactttggttcggccacatttggaatactgcgtgcagttctggtcgccacattaccaaaaggatgtagatgctttggagaggttgcagaggaggttcaccaggatgttgcctggtatggagggcgctagctatgaagagaggttgagtagattaggattattttcattagaaagacggaggttgaggggggacctgattgaggtgtacaaaatcatgagaggtatagacagggtggatagcaagaagctttttcccagagtgggggattcaattactaggggtcacgagttcaaagtgagaggggaaaagtttaggggggatatgcgtggaaagttctttatgcagagggtggtaggtgcctggaacgcgttgccagcggaggtggtagacgcgggcacgatagcgtcttttaagatgtatcgagacagatgcatgaatgggcaggaagcaaagagatacagacccttagaaaataggcgacatgtttagatagaggatctggatcggcgcaggcttggagggccgaagggcctgttcctgtgctgtaattttctttgttcaaactgcgggaattccaggtccctgaatgattgagctgaaactgatcagtttcacaaaccctgtcagtttcagtgcaggaaacaccatctcgggagaaataacatcacaagtgggtctggttccaattctaaacgggcactgtttacacagcccgtttagaaaatcaaatccatttcacatccttgctgcaaatgaaatgtcaatctCGGTGATTCCAGTTTtatacccgaacacagcacagatttattccagtctaTCCAGtccaaacagcctatcccagctcccgtttccaggtcactgctctctctctctctctgtgaggcggtgggtggctctgtgaagagcctttgttgtgtgtttgctggaaagggtcgagttgttcaaccgccgaatccggagagagtgcggccctgccgtttcagagcgtgcaccacatccacggcagtgaccgtcttgcgcttggcgtgctcagtgtaggtgaccgcatccctgatcacattctccaggaaaatcttcaacaccccgcgagtctcctcatagatcaaaccctttTCCCCAAAAAatagactttattcataaaaatctgtaaagaaaaatacattacaaaacagttcaaaccagcaataaaaacaagaaatgcaggtcgtgacccttcttcagaactgacaaatattagaaatgtaaaagattttaagcaagtaaagcgggtggggggcaagagataacaaaagagaaggtattgataagacaaggtcacagagaataactgaccaggagctcatggaacaaaggcaaagggaatgttaatggtgtgctgaaagacaaagtgttagtacagagagtgtgtgaatagactgtaaagcacaagcatttaaaaaaagttaaaaaacagaaacagtgggtagccaCAGTAGCAACAAATTAAACACACTAAGAAacctaaaataaccaaataaaaattataaaaaaactaaacataaaaagggggaggggatccatcatgctctgaaattattgaactcaatgttcattccggcAGGCTGTAGGCCATTTTAcaggcctaattggtaaatgagatgctgttcctcgagcttgcgttgatgtttgctggaacacatccaggtcagagatgtgagcatgagagcaggaggtttgggggggtgggggggggggggggggtggttggtggctgtgtgttgaaatggccagtaaccggaagctcagggtcatgcttacagactgagcggaaatgttccgcaaaatggtcacccaatattcgtttggtctccccagtgtagtggCAAATCCTTGATTGAGaaaaaagacatatcagaggcactgttgtggaaggttgcatcatcagaacagatgtgaaagAGATAAAGAAATTGATACCTGTCCCACGACTGGGCTTATTCACAACAGAGATAATTTCaagtgaacatttcctaaatccatgCTTTTGAtctcaataaagagaacaggatgtctggcagactcCAACAGCTGCAATAagatgtttgtaaactgctggattccgggcgtgcaggaaagTTCTGAAAGGGAGGGACTTTCTCATCTccagccaaactacatcttggttcttgtttgaaagttctggtgatgaggcattctgtcaaatgacactggcagtctgctcggggaactatccgacaggatccagctttacctctgccagacataatgattcttcactcagatcaCTGCACAATATGAGAAACTGACTctttcaggctcctttttatacaggccacccgaAGTCGCCTGAGAAAGGCAAAGTGACAGCAGGGAGGAGAGGAGACAGAGTGAGGATtaaacagagagcag is a genomic window containing:
- the LOC137350463 gene encoding histone H2A-like; protein product: MSGRGKTGGKARSKAKSRSSRAGLQFPVGRVHRLLRKGNYAERVGAGAPVYLAAVLEYLTAEILELAGNAARDNKKTRIIPRHLQLAVRNDEELNKLLGGVTIAQGGVLPNIQAVLLPKKTSAQSSQKK